A stretch of DNA from Sphingobacteriales bacterium:
TCCCAACAAACCATAAAAACCCTGAAAAAATATAAACCTTATCTACACACTATTACATCCGATAATGGCAAAGAGTTTACTATGCATCAAGTAATAGCAAAGGAGCTGAATATTCAATACTATTTTACACATCCCTACTCCAGCTATGAATGTGGAACCGTGGAAAATACCAACGGTCTTATTCGCAGATATATTCCTAAAAAATCATCCTTTGAGAACTTAACACAAGAAAGGTTGAACGAAATAGAAGTAAAACTCAACAACAGACCTAGAAAAAAACTCAGTTTTTATACCCCAAATGAAATAGCAAATGCTATTTTTACTAACGATAAACCTATTTTAAACAAAATTGCATTTATTACTTGAATTCAGCAACCTTTAATGAAGTCATGATAAATGCAGGAAAGAAGAAAGTAGGCAGAAATATATTTGATCAGAACAGAACTTCCTTTGGTGTGCAATATAATATCAATAAATATATTGGTATAGAAGCCGCATATATCTACTGGATTCAGCAACAAGGCAATGGCGACACGTTTATCAGCAGACACATTGTGAGATTTGGCGTTATAAATAATTTTAATATTTCATGCAAAAAATCTAAATAATAATATATGGAAAAAATTAACCTGAAATATGTTGCCGCAACTATTGTTACTTTAAAAGTAGCATTGATTTCATTTTTATTCTGGAAAATTTTCAATACGTACCCCAACCCGCTATATACCTTCAGCTTTGACAAGGAATTTATCTTATTTATAGGTGCTGGCTTCATCGCCCAGATTATTGACGGAGCCTTGGGTATGGCTTATGGTGTTAGTTGCTCCACTCTGTTGCTGAGCATAGGTGTTCCGCCTGCCATTGCATCCGCCAGTGTACACACCGCTGAAGTATTTACGTCCGGTGTATCCGGATTGTCACATTGCGATGAAAAACATAGACAACCGCCTTTTTTTCGTTTGGTATTCACCAGTGTCGCAGGTGCAGTCATCGGAGCATTCCTGATTTCAAGAATCCTGGATGGTAAAATTATAAAACCATATATAGCCGGCTATTTGATTTTATTAGGATTCTACATCCTGATGAAAGTTTCCGGAATATACCGGTTAAAAGGAGTAACTGGAGGTTTACCCTATCTAGGGTTTGCAGGTGCCTTCTTTGATTCCATAGGCGGCGGAGGCTGGGGACCGATAGTTACATCCAATCTAATCGACAAAGGAAATTCCCCGAAAGAAGTGGTAGGAACCGTAAATACAGCGGAGTTTTTCGTCACCTTTTTCAGCACTGGCGTCTTTATCTTCTTTCTGGGCATCGACAGCTGGAAACCGGTACTTGCACTCATCATCGGTGGTGTGGTTGCCGCCCCGATTGGTGCCTACATCCTACGCTTTATGCGGCCCAAAACAATCATGCGGCTGGTTGGTTTGCTGATTATCACCGTAAGTACCTACACCATCTATAAATCCCTGCATTAAATCGGGTTTTCTATTTTTAACGAACGAACCATATCCGGCAAACTAATGTCGCAGTGATAAATTGCAGACGGCCAGGTTTAACTTTCTTTTTAACAGTAACATAGATTTTATCTACATTAATTGCATTTGCTGAATAATTTTCTCAATTTCAGAGTTTGAATAAATCAAGCAACTTCAAACAAATAACCGATCATTTTTATGCAAGTAGATGTAATTCTCGGACTGCAATGGGGCGATGAGGGAAAAGGAAAGATCGTTGACTACCTCGCCGACAAATACGATATTATTGCC
This window harbors:
- a CDS encoding IS30 family transposase; translated protein: MYQYIWKNKKQGGVLYQYLARKQRGRKKRGNKTAYRGQIANKISIELRPEAANNRMRFGDFEQDTIIGANHKGAILTLVDRKTLFTKLVLLESKNAMQLSQQTIKTLKKYKPYLHTITSDNGKEFTMHQVIAKELNIQYYFTHPYSSYECGTVENTNGLIRRYIPKKSSFENLTQERLNEIEVKLNNRPRKKLSFYTPNEIANAIFTNDKPILNKIAFIT
- a CDS encoding DUF2490 domain-containing protein; translated protein: MNSATFNEVMINAGKKKVGRNIFDQNRTSFGVQYNINKYIGIEAAYIYWIQQQGNGDTFISRHIVRFGVINNFNISCKKSK
- a CDS encoding sulfite exporter TauE/SafE family protein — protein: MEKINLKYVAATIVTLKVALISFLFWKIFNTYPNPLYTFSFDKEFILFIGAGFIAQIIDGALGMAYGVSCSTLLLSIGVPPAIASASVHTAEVFTSGVSGLSHCDEKHRQPPFFRLVFTSVAGAVIGAFLISRILDGKIIKPYIAGYLILLGFYILMKVSGIYRLKGVTGGLPYLGFAGAFFDSIGGGGWGPIVTSNLIDKGNSPKEVVGTVNTAEFFVTFFSTGVFIFFLGIDSWKPVLALIIGGVVAAPIGAYILRFMRPKTIMRLVGLLIITVSTYTIYKSLH